A genomic stretch from Aedes albopictus strain Foshan chromosome 2, AalbF5, whole genome shotgun sequence includes:
- the LOC115255965 gene encoding uncharacterized protein LOC115255965, whose amino-acid sequence MKILHLRNSLIGEAKEKIDQQVVNNNDYNMAWKILTDAYEDRRLIMDTHIDALLDNPKVSKDNRGKSISNMVEISVKHTDALKSHGYPVDGLSELILVNVLYKKLDGDTQEQWESKLLGSGQMPDFTVFMDFLKEKGRVLQRTTRFQQQAFQQSSAPGKLRQPAMQKQSAPFASKSFIQTIKETCPCCKEEHSIYKCTKFQELNTEERKSIAMKSMLCYNCLKSKHRVADCPSDQGCKIQGCGRRHHSMLHPTGAQRDLVELQQSQIAKPTEQPASPETSECESSATTLCGSIGGTKRQVLLSTAEVLVIGQNGVRVKSRALLDSGSDNFLVVPKVTSNLPVTDVDHRSWPLPPGLQLADPSFHVPGEIDLIIGNEIFFDLIKQGRLKLDNAAILTETELGWAVGGSVQTRKSRTSGRVCQLSHQEKMLSKTLQQFWEIENVGAESKMSVAEALVEEHFVTTHTRNGDGRYTVRFPFNEFQHTLGDSYETASKRLDKLLIALTKDPLKREQYFSFMSEYRSLGHMEEATSSTTKIRVVFDASARTTTGVALNDIVCVGPTVQSDLQSIILRFCSHPIVLTADIPKMYRQILLHKDDRNFQKILWVDDSGVRTVYKLSTAVTYGVASSPHHATRTLIQLATDEGKTFPLAEQVIRYDSYVDDFLTGGKTVNEVVSIYKELSTLLQLGGFGVHKFCSNDPAVLSEIPEELQETCVSFEDTGINNTIRTLGLIWNPLEDYFTFCVQTINEEITTTKRKVLSGDSKLVMQDIWRVGLNWDDELPEEIQQKWIQFRRQLPVVNEMRKPRCVIPGDAIRIELHGRIC is encoded by the exons ATCGCGGTAAGTCTATTTCGAACATGGTCGAAATCAGCGTTAAACACACCGATGCTCTGAAAAGTCACGGGTACCCGGTGGATGGACTATCTGAGCTGATTTTGGTGAACGTGCTATACAAAAAACTTGATGGAGACACTCAAGAACAATGGGAGTCCAAGTTG TTGGGCAGCGGTCAAATGCCTGACTTCACGGTATTcatggatttcctgaaggaaaaaGGACGCGTTTTGCAACGGACAACTCGCTTCCAGCAGCAAGCTTTTCAGCAATCATCCGCGCCCGGCAAGCTGCGTCAACCGGCAATGCAAAAACAGTCAGCCCCTTTTGCATCGAAATCCTTCATCCAAACCATAAAAGAAACGTGTCCCTGCTGCAAGGAGGAACATTCCATTTACAAGTGCACGAAATTCCAAGAGCTGAACACAGAGGAGCGCAAATCGATTGCTATGAAATCCATGTTATGCTACAACTGCTTGAAGTCGAAGCACCGAGTGGCAGACTGTCCATCGGATCAAGGATGCAAGATCCAGGGATGTGGTCGGAGACACCACAGCATGCTGCATCCCACCGGCGCGCAGCGAGACTTAGTTGAGCTACAGCAGTCTCAAATTGCAAAACCAACGGAACAACCAGCATCACCGGAAACCAGTGAATGCGAGTCAAGTGCAACCACGTTGTGCGGTAGTATCGGCGGCACGAAGCGGCAAGTGCTCTTGTCCACAGCTGAAGTATTGGTGATAGGGCAGAACGGAGTCCGAGTCAAGTCTCGAGCACTATTGGATTCGGGTTCCGATA ACTTCCTGGTTGTGCCGAAGGTGACATCCAACCTACCAGTCACCGACGTAGATCACCGATCCTGGCCACTTCCTCCTGGCCTACAGCTAGCGGACCCGTCATTCCACGTGCCGGGTGAGATTGACCTCATTATTGGCAACGAAATCTTCTTCGACCTTATCAAGCAAGGCCGCCTAAAGCTAGACAACGCTGCAATACTGACGGAAACGGAATTAGGATGGGCCGTAGGTGGATCGGTGCAGACCAGGAAGTCCAGGACGAGCGGGCGTGTCTGCCAACTGAGCCACCAAGAAAAAATGCTGAGCAAAACCTTGCAACAGTTCTGGGAGATCGAAAACGTCGGCGCTGAGTCAAAAATGAGCGTTGCTGAAGCACTTGTTGAGGaacatttcgtcacgacgcacACACGGAACGGAGATGGGCGGTACACTGTTCGTTTTCCGTTCAACGAATTCCAGCACACGCTAGGTGATTCGTACGAGACCGCAAGCAAACGTCTGGATAAGTTATTAATCGCATTGACGAAGGATCCACTGAAGAGAGAACAGTATTTCAGCTTCATGTCTGAATACCGTTCGTTGGGCCACATGGAAGAA GCCACGAGCTCCACCACGAAGATTCGCGTCGTCTTCGATGCTTCGGCAAGGACGACAACGGGAGTAGCATTGAACGACATCGTTTGTGTCGGACCGACAGTCCAGAGCGACTTGCAATCCATAATTTTGCGGTTTTGCTCTCATCCGATTGTCCTGACGGCGGACATACCTAAAATGTACCGCCAAATATTGCTTCACAAAGACGACcgcaattttcagaaaatactcTGGGTGGATGACAGTGGCGTGCGCACGGTGTACAAATTGAGTACGGCGGTGACGTACGGAGTGGCTAGCTCCCCGCATCATGCAACGAGAACATTGATCCAGTTAGCAACAGACGAAGGCAAGACCTTTCCGCTCGCCGAGCAGGTGATTCGGTATGATAGCTATGTCGATGACTTTTTAACTGGAGGAAAAACTGTGAATGAAGTCGTCTCCATCTACAAGGAATTGTCAACGTTGCTGCAACTCGGTGGTTTTGGTGTCCACAAATTTTGCTCAAATGATCCGGCTGTACTGagcgaaattccagaagaattacaAGAAACGTGCGTCAGTTTTGAGGACACAGGGATCAACAACACCATTCGAACACTTGGCTTGATTTGGAATCCACTGGAAGATTACTTCACGTTTTGTGTTCAGACAATCAACGAAGAAATCACGACTACGAAGCGAAAAGTCCTATCGGGCGATT CCAAGTTGGTGATGCAGGACATCTGGCGTGTTGGTTTGAACTGGGATGACGAGCTGCCAGAAGAAATTCAGCAGAAATGGATTCAGTTCCGGCGTCAGCTGCCGGTAGTGAACGAAATGCGCAAGCCACGATGTGTTATTCCCGGTGATGCGATCCGCATTGAACTACACGGTCGTATATGCTAG